In one Bradyrhizobium sp. 4 genomic region, the following are encoded:
- a CDS encoding enoyl-CoA hydratase/isomerase family protein: MAIVETEARGAVLIARFNHTSAQNPMSLELENAIRSVCRDTEDNPAIRALVLTGGSDRSFCAGADFNEVAQLSGRLAVEAAIDRWIDFYSTILKLTKPTVAAVGGYAIGVGFQVALSCDWRVGSRDTKLLMWELKYGIACPIGAYMLRSLVGRAAMSDIVFGCETVPISWALDHKLLHELVDGNLIVEKAIVRAQMLSKFPEVTFRRTKELINGGLVAGLQEIAQDAKEAHVAGVAASAAQPHFKRVLKHSESLM, from the coding sequence ATGGCAATTGTAGAAACGGAAGCTCGAGGCGCGGTTCTCATCGCTCGGTTCAATCACACCAGTGCTCAGAACCCGATGAGTTTGGAACTTGAGAACGCCATTCGTTCTGTTTGCCGAGACACAGAGGATAATCCCGCGATACGGGCTTTGGTGTTGACGGGAGGAAGTGACCGATCCTTTTGCGCCGGCGCTGATTTCAACGAGGTGGCCCAGCTTTCCGGGCGCCTAGCGGTAGAAGCCGCTATTGACCGGTGGATTGACTTCTATTCGACGATACTCAAGCTCACGAAGCCAACGGTTGCGGCAGTCGGTGGATACGCAATAGGCGTCGGCTTTCAGGTCGCCCTGTCGTGCGATTGGCGCGTGGGCTCGCGGGACACCAAGCTGCTTATGTGGGAATTGAAGTACGGGATCGCCTGTCCGATTGGCGCCTATATGCTCCGAAGTCTTGTCGGTCGAGCAGCAATGTCTGATATTGTTTTTGGATGCGAAACCGTTCCGATTTCGTGGGCGCTGGATCACAAACTGCTTCACGAACTGGTAGATGGGAATCTTATTGTGGAGAAGGCTATTGTTCGAGCGCAGATGCTCAGTAAATTTCCGGAAGTCACATTTCGACGAACGAAAGAGCTCATCAATGGGGGGCTGGTCGCAGGTTTGCAGGAAATCGCACAGGATGCGAAGGAGGCACATGTTGCTGGGGTTGCGGCTAGCGCTGCCCAACCACACTTTAAACGGGTCCTAAAGCATAGCGAAAGTTTGATGTAA
- a CDS encoding recombinase family protein — MISDKVRPHHLERKALLYVRQSSAHQVLHNRESSALQYAMRDRLTALGWSEIEVIDDDLGRSAAGGVQRAGFERMVAEVCLGKVGAVCAREVSRFARNSRDWQQLIEMCRVVDTVLVDQETIYAPRHGNDRLLLGLKGSLNEYELDLLRQRSLSARYEKARRGELVVAAPVGFVKAGDHYEKDPDRRVQEAIKLVFDKVEELGSARQALCWLHEYNLDLPVKQTSGDTAWRRPSYSAIHRIIENPVYGGAYAYGKTAVAAGYSAAGVSVKIRRKARNEWLALKPNTHEGYVSWERFEAIRTMVSSNIPTGRHHGAPKHGDGLLAGLIRCKRCGRKLTLRYSGMKHHIPRYSCSRAWMDNGGPHCIGFGGLRVDDAVEEALLGVVGPGAIAAATAAAKEARERRDQVRDALSRDLEAARYAADRAFRQYDAADPANRLVAGELEARWNRALAHAAEVEGKIAMHEAATPAPIADPASLGVLASNLKAVWDAPTTDARLKKRVVRTLIHEVVADIDDAASEIVLIVHWVGGVHSEIRLPKRRRGQRNSTSANIIEAVRRLVLIASDDLIAGLLNRNGLETGNGNRWTRERVTSLRSNYRIPVFKPAEDGIEHWLNLSNAAKLLKIAPKTLRLAAEAGEIEAIHPLSDGPWIFARSSLITTAARSIAERARQNPRYPTGSNPNQQSLFSSTT; from the coding sequence ATGATTTCTGACAAGGTCAGGCCTCATCATCTCGAGCGCAAGGCGCTTCTTTACGTGCGTCAATCCTCAGCGCATCAGGTGTTGCACAATCGCGAGAGCAGTGCGTTGCAGTACGCCATGCGGGACCGGCTGACGGCGCTCGGGTGGTCAGAGATTGAAGTGATCGATGATGATCTCGGTCGTTCAGCCGCCGGCGGGGTACAACGCGCCGGTTTCGAGCGGATGGTAGCGGAGGTTTGCCTCGGTAAGGTTGGCGCGGTTTGCGCCCGCGAGGTCTCGCGCTTCGCTCGCAACAGCCGGGATTGGCAGCAACTCATCGAGATGTGTCGTGTGGTCGATACCGTCCTGGTCGATCAGGAGACGATCTATGCACCGAGGCACGGTAACGACCGCCTGCTGCTCGGGCTCAAGGGCAGCCTCAACGAGTACGAGCTGGATCTGTTGCGCCAGCGCTCGCTCTCGGCCCGCTACGAGAAGGCGCGCCGGGGCGAGTTGGTTGTGGCGGCGCCCGTCGGCTTCGTGAAGGCCGGCGACCATTATGAGAAAGATCCGGATCGGCGTGTCCAGGAAGCGATCAAGCTGGTGTTCGACAAGGTCGAGGAACTGGGCAGCGCGCGACAGGCGCTCTGCTGGCTCCACGAGTACAATCTTGATCTGCCGGTGAAGCAGACCAGCGGCGACACGGCCTGGCGGCGACCAAGCTACTCCGCCATCCACCGGATCATTGAGAACCCGGTCTACGGCGGCGCCTATGCCTATGGTAAGACCGCTGTGGCGGCGGGATACAGCGCCGCAGGCGTGAGCGTGAAGATCCGCCGCAAGGCGCGGAACGAATGGCTGGCGCTGAAGCCCAACACCCACGAAGGGTATGTGAGCTGGGAGAGGTTCGAGGCGATCCGCACTATGGTCAGCAGCAACATTCCCACCGGTCGGCATCACGGCGCGCCCAAGCATGGTGACGGGCTGCTGGCCGGCCTGATCCGGTGCAAGCGCTGCGGCCGCAAGCTCACACTCCGATACTCCGGCATGAAGCACCATATCCCGCGCTACAGCTGCAGCCGCGCCTGGATGGACAATGGTGGCCCTCACTGCATCGGCTTCGGCGGACTGCGCGTCGATGATGCAGTCGAGGAAGCGCTGCTTGGCGTCGTCGGTCCGGGCGCTATCGCCGCTGCAACCGCGGCCGCCAAGGAAGCCAGGGAACGGCGGGATCAGGTGCGCGATGCTCTCAGTCGCGACCTCGAAGCGGCGCGCTATGCCGCCGACCGGGCCTTCCGGCAGTACGATGCCGCTGACCCCGCGAACCGGCTGGTGGCGGGCGAGCTTGAAGCGCGCTGGAACAGGGCACTCGCTCACGCGGCGGAGGTCGAGGGCAAGATCGCAATGCATGAGGCGGCGACGCCCGCCCCCATTGCCGATCCAGCTTCGCTCGGCGTTCTAGCCTCGAACCTCAAAGCGGTCTGGGATGCGCCGACGACGGATGCTCGCCTCAAGAAGCGCGTTGTGCGCACCCTCATCCATGAGGTCGTGGCCGATATCGACGATGCGGCCTCCGAGATCGTCCTCATCGTCCACTGGGTCGGCGGCGTTCACAGCGAGATACGCCTGCCCAAGCGCCGGCGCGGGCAGCGTAACAGCACCTCCGCCAACATCATCGAGGCTGTGCGCCGACTGGTGCTGATCGCCAGCGACGATCTGATCGCCGGCCTCCTCAACCGCAACGGCCTCGAGACCGGTAACGGCAATCGCTGGACGCGCGAGCGTGTTACCTCGCTGCGCTCGAACTATCGCATCCCGGTGTTCAAGCCCGCCGAGGACGGCATCGAGCACTGGCTAAACCTCAGCAACGCCGCCAAGCTCCTGAAGATCGCGCCGAAGACGCTCCGGCTGGCCGCTGAAGCCGGTGAAATCGAAGCCATCCATCCTCTGTCGGATGGTCCTTGGATCTTCGCCCGCAGCTCGCTGATAACAACTGCTGCTCGATCTATCGCCGAACGAGCGCGACAGAACCCAAGATACCCCACGGGATCGAATCCCAATCAGCAAAGTCTTTTCTCTTCAACAACATAG
- the ccrA gene encoding crotonyl-CoA carboxylase/reductase, with product MTGIDQHSSGDPEAVKYAQPAAKDLYEIGEIPPLGHAPKHMYAWVIRRERHGDPETAMQVEVVNTPVLGSDDALVMIMAAGVGYNGIWASLGQPVSPLDVHQHSHHVAGSDAAGIVWAVGDRVKKWRVGDEVVLHSHQDDGDDVECNGGDPMLSPSQRIWGYETPGGSFAQFARVQSRQLLPRPTHLSWEESACYAGTLGTAYRMLFGHRPHVIRPGQNALVWGAAGGLGSMAVQLTTLAGANAIGIVSDDLKRDYVMSLGAKGVINRQEFSCWGRLPDASEAAIYNTYMKEVRRFGKAIWDITGKGNDVDIVFEHPGEMTFPVSCYVVKRGGMVVLCGGTSGYNLTMDARFIWMRQKRVQGSHFANPYQLWEANRLVLERRIDPCLSEVFTWAEIPRAHRKMWRNQHQPGNMAVLVQSSAAQIAR from the coding sequence ATGACTGGAATCGACCAACACAGCAGCGGCGATCCCGAGGCGGTGAAGTATGCCCAACCGGCCGCCAAGGACCTTTACGAAATTGGGGAAATTCCTCCATTAGGTCATGCACCGAAGCACATGTATGCTTGGGTCATCCGTCGTGAGCGACATGGCGATCCTGAGACTGCAATGCAAGTGGAGGTGGTTAATACGCCTGTCCTCGGATCAGATGATGCTCTAGTCATGATTATGGCGGCGGGAGTAGGCTACAATGGCATCTGGGCGTCTCTCGGACAGCCGGTCTCCCCGCTCGATGTGCATCAGCATTCTCATCACGTCGCCGGCTCCGATGCTGCCGGAATTGTTTGGGCAGTCGGAGATCGCGTGAAGAAATGGAGGGTAGGTGACGAGGTAGTCCTCCATTCTCATCAGGACGACGGCGACGATGTCGAGTGCAATGGTGGGGATCCTATGCTCTCGCCTTCTCAGAGAATCTGGGGGTATGAAACTCCGGGCGGATCGTTTGCACAATTCGCGCGAGTTCAATCGCGTCAGTTGTTGCCTCGACCAACCCATCTAAGTTGGGAGGAAAGCGCCTGCTATGCCGGTACGCTGGGGACTGCATACAGGATGCTGTTTGGTCATCGACCACACGTGATCCGACCAGGTCAAAATGCTTTAGTGTGGGGTGCGGCCGGGGGACTTGGCTCGATGGCAGTCCAGCTCACAACTTTAGCGGGGGCCAACGCGATCGGTATCGTTTCTGACGATTTGAAGCGAGACTATGTGATGTCATTGGGGGCCAAGGGCGTGATAAACCGACAGGAATTCTCCTGCTGGGGTCGACTTCCCGATGCGAGCGAGGCGGCTATATACAATACCTACATGAAGGAGGTGCGCCGTTTCGGAAAGGCCATTTGGGATATTACAGGAAAGGGTAACGACGTCGACATTGTCTTCGAACACCCGGGAGAAATGACATTTCCGGTCAGCTGCTACGTTGTGAAACGAGGCGGAATGGTTGTTTTGTGTGGTGGGACCTCTGGCTACAACCTTACGATGGACGCGCGCTTTATCTGGATGCGACAGAAAAGAGTGCAAGGTAGCCATTTCGCCAATCCATATCAATTGTGGGAAGCGAATCGGCTTGTTCTTGAAAGGCGTATAGATCCCTGCTTGTCCGAAGTCTTCACGTGGGCTGAAATTCCACGCGCACACAGGAAGATGTGGAGAAACCAGCACCAGCCTGGAAATATGGCAGTTCTTGTCCAATCAAGTGCAGCGCAAATTGCTAGATGA
- the proB gene encoding glutamate 5-kinase — protein MASEDVRRFTPITESGNSGSQKAVSRTFDAPVSRLASARRIILKVGSALIVDQASGEMREPWLETLAEDIAQLRRRGQDVAVVSSGAVAIGRHALHLHKEVLPRAERQAAAAVGQMQLARAYREMFARHRLTAAQVLLTLDDTSERQRLLNLRAILIKLLTLQAIPVLNENDAIASCTASFGDNDCLAARAARLIGSDMLVLLSNVAGLYSTDPNNSSNASLIREVHDVTPEIRRMAGGARPGYSCGGMVTKLAAAQIALASGCAMIIADGRDRHPLSAIDSGKPCTWFHPSTAARVGRKRWIAGTLKPAGFLVVAGSAAMRLQLGESLSVAGVISFGGDFVRGDAIVIRNSHGNELARGLSICSSTELRCAIRRSELNSGSSELDQVVHCDDLALTE, from the coding sequence ATGGCTAGTGAGGACGTTAGGCGATTTACTCCAATCACAGAGTCAGGAAACTCTGGAAGCCAAAAAGCCGTCTCGCGGACATTTGATGCCCCTGTATCAAGACTTGCTTCGGCGCGGCGTATCATTTTGAAAGTTGGGTCGGCTCTCATTGTCGATCAGGCGAGCGGGGAGATGAGAGAGCCATGGCTTGAGACGTTAGCCGAAGACATCGCGCAGCTTCGCCGTCGTGGCCAAGATGTCGCTGTGGTTTCATCTGGCGCCGTCGCCATTGGAAGACATGCTCTTCATCTACACAAAGAAGTCCTACCAAGGGCGGAGCGGCAAGCTGCCGCGGCCGTTGGGCAAATGCAGCTTGCCAGAGCATACAGGGAAATGTTCGCGAGACATCGGCTTACGGCAGCGCAAGTCTTGCTCACTTTGGATGATACGTCCGAAAGGCAGCGTCTGCTCAACCTTCGCGCGATCTTGATCAAGCTTTTAACGCTCCAAGCCATTCCGGTACTCAACGAAAATGACGCGATAGCGAGTTGCACAGCCAGCTTCGGCGACAATGATTGTCTTGCCGCTCGCGCGGCACGGTTGATTGGAAGCGACATGTTGGTGCTTCTGTCTAACGTCGCTGGTCTTTATTCGACCGATCCAAACAACTCATCAAACGCCAGTTTGATAAGGGAGGTGCATGATGTGACGCCAGAAATTCGGCGCATGGCCGGAGGCGCGCGGCCTGGCTATAGCTGTGGCGGCATGGTAACCAAGCTCGCGGCCGCTCAGATCGCACTTGCCTCCGGATGCGCCATGATTATTGCGGATGGCCGCGATAGGCATCCTCTCTCAGCTATTGATTCCGGTAAGCCATGTACCTGGTTTCATCCCTCAACTGCAGCACGCGTTGGTCGAAAGAGGTGGATCGCGGGAACATTGAAGCCCGCTGGCTTCCTTGTCGTTGCTGGTTCCGCAGCAATGCGGCTCCAGCTAGGAGAAAGTCTCTCTGTCGCGGGAGTGATATCATTTGGCGGAGACTTTGTTCGTGGTGATGCCATTGTGATACGAAATTCCCACGGCAACGAACTTGCTCGAGGTCTGTCAATCTGCTCGAGCACAGAGCTGCGGTGCGCTATTCGGCGCTCCGAACTAAACAGTGGATCATCTGAACTTGACCAGGTCGTCCACTGCGACGATTTGGCGCTTACGGAATAA
- a CDS encoding IS66 family transposase zinc-finger binding domain-containing protein, whose protein sequence is MDHRACEHALSEDVSKRFDVIPAQWRVLVTRRLKYICRHCSGPAVQAHAPEHVLPTEATIAHVIVSKFGDHTPFYRHARSMRVSIQLNRATLGHWSGRACFHLQPIADHMRPPPSHSGSSVHGRNHGGGSSIPGEAKRRRPTPGRSSPTTAATRPESADRAVPICP, encoded by the coding sequence ATGGATCATCGCGCCTGCGAGCACGCTCTGTCCGAGGACGTCAGCAAACGCTTCGACGTGATCCCGGCGCAGTGGCGGGTGTTGGTCACGCGCCGTCTGAAATACATCTGCCGCCACTGCTCGGGCCCTGCCGTGCAGGCGCACGCACCGGAGCACGTCCTGCCGACCGAAGCGACGATTGCACACGTGATCGTCTCCAAGTTTGGCGACCATACGCCGTTTTACCGCCATGCGAGATCTATGCGCGTCAGCATCCAGCTTAATCGGGCGACACTGGGCCACTGGTCCGGCCGGGCCTGCTTCCATCTTCAGCCCATCGCGGACCACATGCGCCCACCGCCTAGCCATAGCGGATCGTCTGTTCATGGACGAAACCACGGCGGCGGTAGCTCGATCCCGGGCGAGGCCAAACGAAGAAGGCCTACTCCTGGGCGATCGTCTCCGACGACCGCGGCCACACGGCCCGAGTCCGCCGATCGTGCTGTTCCGATATGCCCCTGA
- a CDS encoding transposase domain-containing protein, translating into MVVTCKLNDVNPAAYIAETLETIIDGHPP; encoded by the coding sequence ATCGTCGTCACCTGCAAGCTCAACGACGTCAACCCGGCCGCCTACATCGCGGAAACACTCGAGACGATCATCGATGGCCATCCCCCATAG
- a CDS encoding transposase codes for MDDHSDDIRRPLTQRIEVYAGAGRKQWPDDLKARIVAESLEPGAVVTDIARRHGCRPQQVHDWRRRARLGQLVLPAAAGALSFVPLVSESSPSAAAAPSSSPEAAVVTVELQGARVEVRGTPGLAVLSDVFVALRRARSC; via the coding sequence ATGGACGACCATTCGGACGACATAAGACGACCATTGACACAGCGTATCGAAGTGTACGCCGGCGCAGGCCGTAAGCAGTGGCCGGATGATTTGAAGGCCCGGATTGTCGCGGAAAGCCTTGAGCCGGGCGCGGTTGTAACAGATATCGCACGCCGGCATGGCTGCCGGCCACAGCAGGTGCATGACTGGCGGCGCCGGGCGCGTTTAGGTCAACTGGTGCTGCCAGCTGCGGCGGGTGCACTGTCGTTTGTGCCGTTGGTGTCGGAATCGTCGCCATCGGCGGCTGCCGCGCCCTCCTCATCGCCGGAAGCAGCCGTTGTGACGGTTGAGCTCCAGGGGGCACGAGTTGAGGTGCGAGGGACGCCTGGACTTGCCGTGCTGAGTGATGTGTTTGTTGCGTTGCGCCGGGCACGTTCATGCTGA
- a CDS encoding plasmid pRiA4b ORF-3 family protein, translating to MSLSTTAVRIKVTLKDVKPEVMRCLVVPLTLRLDRLHLTLQAAFGWTNSHLFEFFAGEAHWGIPDPDNDYGHQPMDARKARLCDIVRETGAKTIHYLYDFGDSWDHVIKLEKWFDNTTTEGMPFLLEAAGRCPPEDVGGAPGYAEYLDAISDPAHPEHEHMRRWGPERFDPNVIDRKALEAAVNALSEIWKPRRRTTRSK from the coding sequence ATGAGCCTCAGCACGACCGCGGTCCGGATCAAAGTGACTCTCAAGGACGTGAAACCGGAGGTGATGCGATGCCTTGTCGTGCCGCTCACGCTGCGCCTTGATCGGCTGCATCTGACGCTTCAGGCGGCGTTTGGCTGGACGAATAGCCATCTCTTCGAGTTCTTCGCTGGTGAGGCACATTGGGGGATTCCCGACCCCGACAATGATTACGGCCACCAGCCCATGGATGCCCGTAAAGCGCGGCTTTGCGATATCGTTCGAGAGACTGGCGCCAAGACGATCCACTATCTCTATGACTTCGGCGACAGCTGGGACCATGTGATCAAGCTCGAAAAATGGTTCGACAACACCACGACGGAGGGCATGCCCTTCCTGCTCGAGGCCGCCGGTCGTTGTCCTCCGGAAGACGTCGGCGGTGCGCCAGGCTATGCCGAATACCTCGACGCCATCAGCGACCCTGCTCATCCGGAGCACGAACATATGCGCCGCTGGGGCCCAGAGCGGTTCGATCCCAACGTAATCGACCGGAAGGCCCTCGAGGCCGCCGTCAACGCATTGTCGGAAATATGGAAGCCGCGCCGGCGCACCACGCGTTCAAAATAG
- a CDS encoding IS66 family transposase: MSDLPDELPSDPAELRAFAAALLDRCARLERLLKLAKDAQFGRSSEKLDADQLQLILEDIDQAVAALEAAEDRANPKTREKRAAERRANRGKLPEHLPRIIETLMPAATCCPCCAGDLFEIGHDESQRLDVVPAQYRVIVTRRPKLACRACHGVVLQHAAPERLIRGGLPTERLVAHVIDAKYHWHLPLYRQTQMLATHGIAIDRSTLAFWVGYAAQELKPLWHRLRQLLLASPKLCVDETPAPVLDPGRGRTKTGYFWALSRDDRPWAGPDPPGVVYAYAPGRGAVHGLRLLEGYRGIIHCDGYQAYKTMMRETRADALSGTLAFCWSHLRRQFVKIEREASPAPAPVAREALERIAQLYAVEKVLRGRSDAERRAGRQAHARPLAAALKQWFEAKLGHLAQKSETAKALRYALRHWDGLTLYLDDGRIEMDTNAVERAMRPIKLNAKNALFAGCDEGAENWALLASLIETCKLNGVSAEYWLADVLAKLVNGWPAARLDELLPWASTYTMHAQDPRLAA; the protein is encoded by the coding sequence ATGAGTGATTTGCCTGATGAACTGCCGAGCGATCCAGCCGAGTTGCGTGCCTTTGCCGCGGCTCTGCTGGATCGCTGCGCCAGGCTCGAGCGGTTGCTCAAGCTTGCAAAAGACGCGCAGTTCGGTCGATCGTCGGAAAAGCTTGACGCTGATCAGCTCCAGCTTATTCTGGAGGATATTGATCAGGCTGTCGCGGCTCTCGAAGCAGCCGAGGACCGCGCCAATCCCAAAACACGCGAGAAGAGAGCTGCCGAGCGCAGGGCCAATCGTGGCAAGCTGCCGGAGCATTTGCCGCGCATCATCGAGACCCTGATGCCCGCTGCAACCTGCTGCCCGTGCTGCGCAGGCGACCTTTTTGAGATCGGTCACGATGAGAGCCAGAGGCTGGACGTCGTACCGGCGCAGTATCGCGTTATCGTCACCCGCCGCCCCAAACTGGCCTGCCGCGCCTGTCACGGCGTCGTCCTCCAGCATGCTGCTCCCGAGCGATTGATCAGGGGAGGACTGCCGACCGAGCGGCTCGTCGCGCATGTGATCGATGCCAAGTATCATTGGCATTTGCCGCTTTACCGCCAGACGCAGATGCTGGCGACGCACGGTATTGCCATCGACCGTTCCACGCTCGCCTTCTGGGTCGGCTATGCGGCCCAGGAATTGAAGCCCTTGTGGCATCGTCTGCGCCAGCTTCTGCTCGCCTCTCCGAAGCTCTGTGTCGATGAGACCCCGGCGCCGGTGCTGGATCCCGGGCGCGGCAGGACCAAAACCGGCTACTTCTGGGCGCTGTCGCGCGATGACAGGCCTTGGGCCGGGCCTGATCCGCCCGGCGTGGTCTATGCCTATGCACCAGGCCGCGGCGCCGTTCATGGCTTGCGACTGCTCGAAGGCTATCGCGGCATCATCCACTGCGACGGCTATCAGGCTTACAAGACCATGATGCGAGAGACGCGTGCGGACGCCTTGTCCGGGACGCTCGCATTCTGCTGGTCGCATCTCCGGCGCCAGTTTGTGAAGATCGAGCGCGAGGCTTCGCCGGCGCCGGCGCCGGTTGCCCGCGAGGCCCTCGAGCGCATCGCCCAGCTCTACGCGGTCGAGAAAGTCCTCCGTGGCCGATCTGACGCCGAGCGCCGCGCGGGCCGGCAGGCGCATGCCCGGCCGTTGGCTGCAGCCTTGAAGCAGTGGTTTGAGGCGAAGCTTGGTCACCTCGCGCAGAAGAGTGAGACGGCGAAAGCTTTACGCTATGCACTGCGTCATTGGGACGGCTTGACGCTCTACCTTGATGACGGGCGCATCGAAATGGACACCAACGCAGTCGAGCGTGCGATGCGGCCGATCAAGCTCAATGCCAAGAACGCCCTGTTCGCCGGGTGTGACGAGGGTGCTGAGAATTGGGCATTGCTGGCGTCGCTCATTGAGACCTGTAAGCTCAACGGCGTCAGCGCCGAGTATTGGCTTGCCGACGTTCTCGCAAAGCTCGTCAATGGCTGGCCGGCGGCACGGCTGGACGAACTGCTTCCCTGGGCATCCACCTATACGATGCATGCACAAGATCCGAGGCTTGCGGCATGA
- the tnpB gene encoding IS66 family insertion sequence element accessory protein TnpB (TnpB, as the term is used for proteins encoded by IS66 family insertion elements, is considered an accessory protein, since TnpC, encoded by a neighboring gene, is a DDE family transposase.): MLTAPAGLMIYVATRPVDFRKGADGLALLAKETLGHDPMKGVAVVFRAKRADRVKIVVWDGSGLVLYWKRLEGSAFKWPPVVDGVMRMNAAQLSALLAGMDWTRMHAPRIPQPKALA, from the coding sequence ATGCTGACGGCTCCCGCTGGCCTCATGATTTACGTTGCGACCCGACCTGTAGACTTCAGGAAGGGCGCGGATGGTCTGGCGCTGTTGGCGAAGGAGACGCTGGGCCACGATCCGATGAAGGGCGTGGCGGTGGTCTTCCGTGCGAAGCGCGCTGATCGGGTGAAGATCGTGGTCTGGGATGGTAGTGGCCTCGTGCTGTATTGGAAGCGGCTTGAGGGCAGCGCCTTCAAGTGGCCGCCGGTCGTTGACGGCGTCATGCGAATGAACGCCGCGCAGTTGTCCGCGCTTCTGGCCGGCATGGATTGGACACGCATGCATGCGCCTCGAATCCCGCAGCCGAAAGCGCTTGCGTAG
- a CDS encoding transposase — translation MDDHSDDIRRPLTQRIEVYAGAGRKQWPDDLKARIVAESLEPGAIVTDIACRHGCRPQQVHDWRRRARLGQLVLPAAAGALSFVPLVSESSPSAAAAPSSSPEAAVVTVELQGARVEVRGTPGLAVLSDVFVALRRARSC, via the coding sequence ATGGACGACCATTCGGACGACATAAGACGACCATTGACACAGCGTATCGAAGTGTACGCCGGCGCAGGCCGTAAGCAGTGGCCGGATGATTTGAAGGCCCGGATTGTCGCGGAAAGCCTTGAGCCGGGCGCGATTGTAACAGATATCGCATGCCGGCATGGCTGCCGGCCACAGCAGGTGCATGACTGGCGGCGCCGGGCGCGTTTAGGTCAACTGGTGCTGCCAGCTGCGGCGGGTGCACTGTCGTTTGTGCCGTTGGTGTCGGAATCGTCGCCATCGGCGGCTGCCGCGCCCTCCTCATCGCCGGAAGCAGCCGTTGTGACGGTTGAGCTCCAGGGGGCACGAGTTGAGGTGCGAGGGACGCCTGGACTTGCCGTGCTGAGTGATGTGTTTGTTGCGTTGCGCCGGGCACGTTCATGCTGA
- a CDS encoding IclR family transcriptional regulator gives MKFKSMSEHQALQCGQIHPKTITKAVSKGRGRRKEYTRDHSLFVNSIEKAVLVLYAFSRERPRLTLAAVTKLTGLDKSAAQRVLFTFDQLGLVRKHEDTKQYSPSPRLLEFAYAYTYSDGLIERAQQFLVEAHQKTGETVNLMVLDGMDVILVWRIPSLDIVGMNVQVGLRMPALYSIVGHAIVARLPADEREHIIRGTNYERYPDKAVTPDKVRKLLQKVAQEEAVVSESQYFEHETAVGAVIVDGSNTVLGGISLCGPRSRLTLREAREKLVPATITAARKISLAMGAY, from the coding sequence ATGAAATTCAAGTCGATGTCGGAACATCAAGCGTTGCAATGTGGCCAAATTCATCCCAAAACGATCACAAAGGCGGTCTCCAAGGGTCGTGGACGGCGGAAAGAGTATACCCGCGACCATTCGCTGTTTGTGAATTCAATTGAGAAAGCTGTTTTGGTGCTTTATGCATTCAGCCGCGAACGACCGCGATTAACCCTCGCTGCAGTCACAAAGCTGACAGGTTTGGACAAAAGCGCAGCCCAGCGCGTTCTTTTTACGTTCGATCAACTGGGCTTGGTACGAAAGCACGAAGATACTAAGCAATATTCGCCGTCCCCCCGGCTGCTTGAGTTCGCCTATGCTTATACCTATAGCGACGGATTGATCGAGCGAGCCCAGCAGTTTCTGGTTGAAGCACACCAGAAGACTGGAGAAACCGTCAATCTCATGGTGCTAGACGGCATGGACGTCATCCTCGTTTGGCGTATTCCCAGCTTGGACATTGTCGGGATGAATGTACAAGTCGGCCTTCGAATGCCCGCTCTCTACAGCATCGTAGGTCATGCGATTGTTGCTCGCCTTCCGGCAGATGAGCGAGAGCATATCATTCGCGGCACGAATTACGAGAGATATCCGGATAAGGCGGTCACACCCGATAAGGTGCGCAAGCTCTTGCAGAAGGTCGCGCAGGAGGAGGCCGTCGTGTCGGAATCACAATATTTCGAGCACGAAACCGCTGTGGGGGCTGTCATTGTTGATGGTTCAAACACGGTGCTGGGTGGGATTAGTCTTTGCGGTCCTCGCAGTCGGCTAACGCTTCGTGAGGCCCGAGAAAAACTCGTGCCGGCAACAATCACAGCGGCGCGGAAAATTTCGCTTGCGATGGGCGCCTACTGA